Proteins encoded in a region of the Catalinimonas alkaloidigena genome:
- the dnaB gene encoding replicative DNA helicase — protein MENSNPKQRKNPIKGTLRSRLTGQELFNDLGKKPPQEVEMEEAVLGALMLEKEALTNVIEILRPESFYKESHQRIYSAILSLFQKSEPIDILTVSNELRATGQLEFVGGSYQLTQLTSRINSAANIEYHARIIAQQAIKREMIRVATEIHKEAYEDTTDVFALLDRAEQSLFKVSESNIRKNFSRMTDLMREAIEELNAKKNHKDGLTGVASGFSGLDRVTSGWQRSDLVILAARPAMGKTAFVISAARNAAVEFGHGVAIFSLEMSSIQLVNRLISAEAELESEKIKKGNLAEYEWQQLHSRIGRLSEAPIFIDDTPALSVLELRAKCRRLKAQHDIQMVIIDYLQLMTGDTSSRGNREQEIASISRALKNLAKELNVPVIALSQLSRAVETRGGDKRPQLSDLRESGSIEQDADMVLFLYRPEYYGITEDEEGRPLNGLGEVIIAKHRNGSLENVYLRFIGKYTKFMDPEMAGFNDASLGQGGPAGGGFEITRSSKINSGPLPEGSKNDFFSNPGNSESPF, from the coding sequence TAAACAGAGAAAGAATCCGATCAAAGGGACCCTTCGTTCGCGCCTCACGGGCCAGGAACTTTTTAATGATTTGGGGAAAAAACCACCGCAGGAGGTGGAGATGGAAGAAGCTGTTTTGGGGGCCTTGATGCTGGAAAAAGAGGCCCTGACCAACGTCATTGAGATTCTCCGTCCGGAAAGCTTCTACAAAGAATCGCATCAGCGCATTTACAGCGCCATTTTGTCGCTGTTTCAGAAGTCGGAGCCGATCGACATCCTGACGGTTTCGAACGAATTGCGCGCCACCGGCCAGCTGGAATTTGTCGGCGGCTCGTACCAACTGACGCAACTAACCTCGCGGATCAACTCGGCGGCCAACATCGAATACCACGCGCGGATCATCGCGCAACAGGCCATCAAGCGGGAGATGATCCGCGTGGCCACGGAAATTCATAAGGAGGCCTACGAGGACACGACCGACGTGTTTGCGCTGCTGGACCGGGCCGAACAATCGCTCTTTAAAGTATCAGAATCGAACATCCGGAAGAACTTCTCGCGGATGACCGACCTGATGCGGGAGGCGATCGAGGAACTGAACGCTAAGAAAAACCACAAAGACGGACTTACGGGCGTGGCCAGTGGCTTCTCGGGGCTGGACCGCGTGACGTCGGGGTGGCAGCGCTCCGATTTAGTAATTCTGGCGGCACGTCCCGCCATGGGAAAAACGGCCTTCGTGATTTCGGCGGCCCGAAACGCCGCCGTCGAGTTCGGACATGGCGTGGCCATCTTCTCGCTGGAGATGTCGTCGATTCAGCTCGTCAACCGTCTGATTTCGGCCGAGGCCGAACTGGAAAGTGAAAAGATCAAAAAGGGCAACCTGGCCGAATACGAGTGGCAGCAGTTGCACTCGCGCATCGGACGCCTCAGCGAAGCGCCCATTTTCATCGACGATACGCCCGCGTTATCAGTCCTCGAACTGCGCGCCAAGTGTCGCCGCCTGAAGGCACAGCACGACATCCAGATGGTGATCATTGACTACCTGCAGCTCATGACGGGCGACACCTCCAGCCGCGGCAACCGCGAACAGGAGATTGCGTCGATTTCGCGGGCACTGAAAAACCTGGCGAAGGAACTGAACGTGCCGGTGATTGCGCTGTCGCAGTTGAGTCGGGCCGTAGAGACGCGTGGTGGCGACAAGCGGCCTCAACTATCCGACCTTCGGGAATCGGGGAGTATCGAGCAGGACGCCGACATGGTGCTGTTCCTATACCGGCCGGAATATTATGGCATTACTGAAGACGAAGAAGGGCGTCCGCTGAACGGCCTGGGAGAGGTGATCATCGCCAAGCACCGGAACGGTTCGCTCGAAAACGTCTACCTCCGCTTCATCGGGAAATACACCAAATTTATGGACCCCGAAATGGCGGGATTCAACGATGCCAGCCTCGGTCAGGGGGGACCGGCGGGGGGCGGGTTCGAAATTACCCGCAGCAGCAAAATCAACAGCGGGCCCCTGCCTGAGGGGAGCAAAAACGATTTCTTCTCCAATCCTGGCAATTCTGAGTCGCCTTTCTAA
- a CDS encoding M48 family metallopeptidase, protein MKTLRSTFLYIILLAVMISCSKVPITGRSQLNLLPESQMLALSNTQYNEFLSQNQVVSTNNSQTEMVKRVGNNIRVAVERFLKEQGHEELIADYAWEFNLVQDNTVNAWCMPGGKVVVYTGIMPIAQTDDGLATVMGHEIAHAVARHGNERMSQGLVAELGGTALQVAIADKPAQTQQLFNTAYGLGAQYGVLLPFGRTQETEADRLGTIFMALAGYDPAASISFWQRMAQNAGGSAPPEFLSTHPSNETRINNLKNKFVPEAQKYTQKHEEMVVQK, encoded by the coding sequence TGCCGATCACGGGCCGCAGCCAGTTGAACCTGTTGCCGGAATCGCAGATGCTGGCACTTAGCAACACGCAGTACAACGAGTTTCTGTCGCAAAACCAAGTGGTTAGCACCAACAACAGCCAGACCGAGATGGTGAAGCGGGTCGGCAACAACATCCGCGTTGCGGTGGAGCGCTTCCTGAAAGAACAGGGCCACGAAGAGTTAATTGCGGACTACGCCTGGGAATTTAACCTGGTGCAGGACAACACGGTAAACGCCTGGTGTATGCCCGGCGGCAAAGTGGTGGTATACACCGGCATTATGCCCATTGCGCAGACCGACGACGGACTGGCGACCGTGATGGGCCACGAAATTGCCCACGCCGTGGCGCGGCACGGGAACGAGCGCATGAGTCAGGGATTGGTCGCTGAGCTGGGCGGAACGGCCCTGCAAGTGGCAATCGCCGACAAGCCGGCTCAGACCCAGCAACTTTTCAACACGGCGTATGGCCTGGGCGCACAGTATGGCGTGCTGCTGCCGTTCGGCCGTACGCAGGAAACCGAAGCCGACCGGCTGGGTACCATCTTTATGGCGCTGGCCGGTTACGATCCTGCGGCCTCGATCAGCTTCTGGCAGCGGATGGCGCAGAACGCCGGCGGCAGTGCACCGCCCGAATTCTTGTCGACGCACCCCTCGAACGAGACGCGCATCAACAACCTGAAAAACAAGTTTGTGCCCGAAGCGCAGAAATACACACAGAAGCACGAAGAGATGGTGGTGCAGAAGTAA